The DNA segment TCGGCGATCTGTGGCTCAGCGCCCGGATCATCGAAACCGAAGCCTATTACTGCGCGGAAAAAGGCAGTCATGCGTCGCTCGGTTATACGGAAAAGCGTAAGGCTTTGTTTCTGGACGGTGGGCACATCTATATGTACTACGCCCGGGGCGGCGATTCGCTGAACTTCAGCGCCCAAGGGCCAGGCAACGCGGTGCTGATCAAGTCCGCCTACCCGTGGGTCGATGAAATCAGCGGGCAGGCAAGTCTGGCGCAAATGCTGCTGAACAACCCTGACACTCAGGGTCGGCCGCGCCCTTCGCAAAAGCTTTGCGCCGGACAGACGCTGCTGTGCAAGGCGCTGGGGTTGAAGGTGCCGATGTGGGACGCCAAGCGTTTCGATCATGAACGGATACTGGTGGAAGACACCGGGCCGGCGCCGACGCAGATTATCCAGACCACC comes from the Pseudomonas sp. RSB 5.4 genome and includes:
- a CDS encoding DNA-3-methyladenine glycosylase — encoded protein: MSNLTVRATAERLPLGLPDAFFDRDAQVLARNLLGKVIRHRVGDLWLSARIIETEAYYCAEKGSHASLGYTEKRKALFLDGGHIYMYYARGGDSLNFSAQGPGNAVLIKSAYPWVDEISGQASLAQMLLNNPDTQGRPRPSQKLCAGQTLLCKALGLKVPMWDAKRFDHERILVEDTGPAPTQIIQTTRLGIPHGRDEHLMYRFVDATYAQWCTRNPLRRGQVEGRDYFLLP